A window of the Oryza brachyantha chromosome 5, ObraRS2, whole genome shotgun sequence genome harbors these coding sequences:
- the LOC102703682 gene encoding transcription initiation factor IIA subunit 1-like, producing MASSNVSTVYISVIDDVISKVREDFISYGVGDAVLNELQALWEMKMLHCGAISGNIDRSKAAPAASAGTPAAGGTPPVHDLNVPYEATSEEYATPTADMLFPPTPLQTPIQTPLPGTDTGMYNIPTGPSDYAPSPISDVRNGMAMNGADPKTGRPSPYMPPPSPWMTQRPLGVDVNVAYVENREDPDRTGQPSQLTKDFLMMSSGKRKRDEYPGQLPSGSFVPQQDGSADQIVEFAVSKNNAQQLWSSIVNKKGTAAKGSSTKETTMAPIIPQRDGMDDYNDPFYFQGVPTEDYNTPGESSEYRAPTPAVGTPKPRNDAGDDDEPPLNEDDDDDDELDDLEQGEDEPNTQHLVLAQFDKVTRTKNRWKCTLKDGIMHLNGRDVLFNKATGEFDF from the exons ATGGCCAGCAGTAACGTCTCCACGGTCTACATCTCCGTCATCGACGACGTCATCTCCAAGGTCCGCGAGGACTTCATCTCgtacggcgtcggcgacgccgtcCTCAACGAGCTCCAGGCG CTCTGGGAGATGAAGATGCTGCACTGCGGCGCAATCTCCGGGAACATCGACCGCTCCAAGGCGGCCCCCGCGGCGTCCGCAGGAACGCCCGCCGCTGGAGGGACCCCGCCAGTGCACGACCTTAACGTGCCCTACGAGGCAACCTCCGAGGAGTACGCCACCCCCACGGCGGACATGCTGTTCCCACCG ACGCCTCTACAGACCCCGATCCAGACACCTCTTCCAGGAACTGATACAGGGATGTACAACATTCCCACTGGGCCTTCAGACTATGCCCCATCCCCGATTAGTGATGTGAGAAATGGGATGGCCATGAATGGGGCTGATCCAAAGACTGGTCGCCCGAGTCCCTACATG CCACCACCCTCTCCCTGGATGACTCAGAGACCTCTGGGTGTTGATGTGAATGTTG CTTATGTAGAGAATCGTGAGGACCCAGATAGGACAGGACAGCCGTCGCAACTAACTAAG GATTTTCTAATGATGTCCTCTGGAAAACGCAAGAGGGATGAATATCCTGGTCAGCTCCCTTCTGGTTCTTTTGTGCCACAACAAGATGGAAGTGCAGATCAGATAGTAGAATTTGCTGTATCAAAG AACAATGCACAACAACTTTGGAGTTCCATCGTGAACAAGAAAGGAACAGCAGCTAAGGGATCTTCcacaaaagaaacaacaatGGCTCCAATTATTCCTCAACGGGATGGGATGGATGACTATAATGAT CCATTTTACTTCCAAGGAGTTCCAACTGAAGATTATAATACCCCTGGAGAATCTT CGGAATATCGAGCTCCCACACCGGCTGTTGGAACGCCAAAACCGAGAAATGATGCCGGAGATGATGATGAACCTCCTCTTAATGAAGATGACGATGATGACGACGAGTTAGATGACCTTGAGCAAGGGGAGGACGAGCCTAACACACAGCACCTTGTCCTTGCGCAATTTGACAAA GTGACAAGGACAAAGAACCGCTGGAAATGCACTTTGAAGGATGGAATTATGCATTTGAATGGCCGTGATGTTCTATTTAACAAG GCTACAGGCgagtttgatttttga